TCACGTCGCGCAGCACCCAGTCGGGCAGCACCGCCACGCCGCGGTTCGAGGCCACCAGCATCAGGATCACCGCCGTCAGTTCCGCCTGCCGGATGCCCCGCGGCTCGACCTTGGCGGGGGTCAGCACCTCGGTGAACACGTCCAGCTTGTCGCGCGCCACGGGATAGGTGATCAGCATCTGGTCGCGGAAATCCTCGGCCACGATCACGTCTTTCGCCGCCAGCGGGTTCGACGCGGCGGCGACGAACATCGGGTGATAGTCGAACAGCGGGTTGAAGATCACCCCCTCCAGCCGCACCGGATCGGAGGAAATCACCAGATCGACCTCCTCGCGCAGCAGGGCGGGCAGCGCCTCGAACGCAAGCCCCGCGCGGATGTCGACATCGACATCCGGCCAGGCGCGGCGGAACTGTTCCAGCACCGGGAACAGCCAGTCGAAACAGGCGTGGCATTCGATGGCGATGTGCAGCCGCCCGGTCTTGCCCGATTGCAGCGCCTTGAACTCCTCGGCCAGCGCGTCGATCTCGGGCAGGACGCGCTCGGCCAGCCGCAGCATCCGGATGCCCGCCGCCGACAGCTTCAGGGGTTTGGAGCGGCGCACGAACAGCTCGATTCCCGCCTGATCCTCCAGCCCCTTGACCTGATGGCTCAGCGCCGACTGCGTCATGTTCAGCATGTCTGCGGCGCGGGCAAGGCCGCCCGCGTGATGAATGGCGCGGATGGTGCGCAGGTGACGCAGTTCGAGGTGCATCTGGGGGTCATCCTCATAATGATGATGCGAATTATGAATTTGTCTCACATGGGAGAATCTGGGACAAGGGGCCAACAGCAGGAGACCGCCATGACCACGCCCCGTATTTCCTTCGAATTCTTCCCGCCGCAAACGCTGGAGGCGTCTTTCCGGCTGTGGGAAACGGTGCAGATGCTGGCGCCGCTGAAGCCTGCGTTTTCCTCGGTGACCTATGGCGCCGGCGGCACCACCCGCAAGCTGACGCACGAGGCGGTGACGACCATCGGCAAGCATTACGGGCTGAACGTGGCGGCGCACCTGACCTGTGTCGATGCCACCCGCGCCGAAACCCTTGAAATCGCGGCCGCCTATGCCGCCGAGGGCGTGACCGAGATCGTGGCCCTGCGCGGCGATGCGCCCAAGGGCGCCACCCGCTTCACCCCGCACCCCGAAGGCTTTGCCAGTTCGGTCGAGCTGATCGAGGCGCTGGCCGCGACCGGCAACTTCACCCTGCGGGTCGGCGCCTACCCCGAACCGCATCCCGATGCCGCCGACACACTGGCCGACGTGCGCTGGCTGAAGCGCAAGATCGACGCCGGTGCGACCAGCGCCATCACGCAGTTCTTCTTCGAGGCCGAAACCTTCCTGCGCTTCCGCGACCTCTGCGTGAAGGAAGGCATCTCCGCGACCATCATTCCGGGCATCCTGCCGATCGAGAACTGGGCCGGGGTGAAGAAATTCGCCGCCCGCTGCGGCACGCAGGTGCCGCACTGGCTCGACGAGGCCTTCGCCGCCGCCAAACGTGACGGGCGCGAGGATCTGCTGTCGGTCGCGCTCTGCACCGAGCTTTGCGACACGCTGATCGGTGAAGGGGTGGAGGATCTGCACTTCTACACCCTGAACCGGCCGCACCTGACCCGCGATGTCTGCCATGCGCTGGGCATCATGCCGGAAGTGGCGCTGCAGGACGTGGCTCTGCAAGACGGGGCTCTGGAAAAGGTCGCCTGATCCGCGCTTGTTCCGGGGGCCGGATCGGCTAAGGTCACGGCGACCCCCGGCAACAGGACGCAATCAGTGCCAGACCCGATCTACCTTCTGAACGGCCCCAACCTGAACCTTCTGGGCCAGCGCCAGCCCGAGGTTTACGGGCACGAAACGCTGGCCGACGTGGAGGCCACCTGCACGGCGCTGGCCGCCGAGCTTGGCCTGCGCCTGCGCTGCAATCAGTCGAACCACGAAGGGGTGCTGATCGACCTGATCCACGAGGCGCGGGGGCAGGGGGCCGGGATCATCATCAACCCCGGCGCCTTCACCCATACCTCGGTCGCGATTCTGGATGCGCTTAACGCCTTCGACGGCCCGGTGCTGGAGGTTCACATCTCGAACGTCCACAAGCGCGAGGCGTTCCGCCACCATTCTTACGTCAGCCTGCGGGCCGAAGGCGTGATCGCGGGCTTCGGCACCGAAGGCTACCTGCTGGCGCTGCGGCGGATGGCGACGCTGCTGGGCGCATCTGCCGGGGCGGTGGCGACATGACGCTGCCGGTCAACCCTTTCAAACGCGCACTGGCCGAGGGGCGGCAACAGATCGGCCTGTGGAACTCGCTGCCAGGCGGCACGGTGGCCGAGGCGCTGGCAGGCTGCGGCTTCGACTGGGTGGTGATCGACACCGAACATGCGGTGACCGACATTCCCGACACGCTGGGCATGTTGCAGGCGATGGCGCCCTATCCGGTGTCGCCGGTGGTGCGGCCGGCCAGCAACGACCCGGTGCTGATCAAGCGGCTGCTCGACCTTGGCGCGCAGACGCTGATCGTGCCTTACGTGCAATCGGCCGACGAGGCGCGTGCCGCCGTTGCCGCGATGCGCTATGCGCCGCGCGGCATCCGGGGCGTGGCGGGCATGACCCGCGCCAG
This DNA window, taken from Paracoccaceae bacterium Fryx2, encodes the following:
- a CDS encoding LysR substrate-binding domain-containing protein, producing MHLELRHLRTIRAIHHAGGLARAADMLNMTQSALSHQVKGLEDQAGIELFVRRSKPLKLSAAGIRMLRLAERVLPEIDALAEEFKALQSGKTGRLHIAIECHACFDWLFPVLEQFRRAWPDVDVDIRAGLAFEALPALLREEVDLVISSDPVRLEGVIFNPLFDYHPMFVAAASNPLAAKDVIVAEDFRDQMLITYPVARDKLDVFTEVLTPAKVEPRGIRQAELTAVILMLVASNRGVAVLPDWVLRDVKTNADYITRPLGPGSITKRLYAATREEDATQPFMAHFLRLGRSEPVKLQRG
- the metF gene encoding methylenetetrahydrofolate reductase [NAD(P)H], whose protein sequence is MTTPRISFEFFPPQTLEASFRLWETVQMLAPLKPAFSSVTYGAGGTTRKLTHEAVTTIGKHYGLNVAAHLTCVDATRAETLEIAAAYAAEGVTEIVALRGDAPKGATRFTPHPEGFASSVELIEALAATGNFTLRVGAYPEPHPDAADTLADVRWLKRKIDAGATSAITQFFFEAETFLRFRDLCVKEGISATIIPGILPIENWAGVKKFAARCGTQVPHWLDEAFAAAKRDGREDLLSVALCTELCDTLIGEGVEDLHFYTLNRPHLTRDVCHALGIMPEVALQDVALQDGALEKVA
- the aroQ gene encoding type II 3-dehydroquinate dehydratase; amino-acid sequence: MPDPIYLLNGPNLNLLGQRQPEVYGHETLADVEATCTALAAELGLRLRCNQSNHEGVLIDLIHEARGQGAGIIINPGAFTHTSVAILDALNAFDGPVLEVHISNVHKREAFRHHSYVSLRAEGVIAGFGTEGYLLALRRMATLLGASAGAVAT
- a CDS encoding aldolase/citrate lyase family protein — encoded protein: MTLPVNPFKRALAEGRQQIGLWNSLPGGTVAEALAGCGFDWVVIDTEHAVTDIPDTLGMLQAMAPYPVSPVVRPASNDPVLIKRLLDLGAQTLIVPYVQSADEARAAVAAMRYAPRGIRGVAGMTRASRFGAVADYARRAEEELCLIVQVETAEALGQIEQIAAVDGVHGLFIGPADLAASMGHPGETGHPAVVAAIEDAIRRIVAAGKPAGILTLDAAFARRCIGWGTRFTAVGMDIALLVNGARGLAAAFRDA